One genomic segment of Ancylobacter sp. IITR112 includes these proteins:
- the urtB gene encoding urea ABC transporter permease subunit UrtB, translating into MFADYSLAELGSIFVMQGFAGLILFSVFVLMALGLAIIFGQMGVINMAHGEFMILGAYVTYFTSQFFLNYLPGLFGAYFFLAMILAFFAAGALGMAVEWLMIRRLYKRPLDTLLATWGLSLILQQLYRSVFGPREVGVELPSWMMGSLPLTDTIEVQINGLFVMGLTIAITVAVALLMYKSSWGKQVRAVVQNRVMAGAVGIDTEKVDRYTFGLGCGIAGVAGSAFTMIGSTGPTSGQLYIVDTFLVVVFGGAQSLLGTIASAFTISQAQSTLEFFLSGSMAKVLTLLGVVIILMLRPQGLFVIKVRR; encoded by the coding sequence ATGTTCGCTGACTATTCGCTGGCCGAGCTCGGCTCGATTTTCGTGATGCAGGGCTTCGCCGGCCTCATCCTGTTCTCGGTTTTCGTTCTCATGGCCCTTGGCCTAGCCATCATCTTCGGCCAGATGGGCGTCATCAACATGGCGCATGGCGAGTTCATGATCCTCGGCGCCTATGTCACCTATTTCACCTCACAGTTCTTCCTGAATTATTTGCCGGGCCTGTTCGGCGCCTACTTTTTCCTGGCAATGATACTCGCCTTCTTCGCCGCCGGCGCGCTCGGCATGGCGGTGGAATGGCTGATGATCCGCCGGCTCTACAAGCGCCCGCTGGACACGCTGCTCGCCACCTGGGGGCTCAGCCTCATCCTGCAGCAGCTTTACCGTTCCGTGTTCGGTCCGCGCGAGGTCGGCGTTGAGCTGCCAAGCTGGATGATGGGCTCGCTTCCGCTTACCGACACGATCGAGGTGCAGATCAACGGCCTGTTCGTCATGGGTCTCACCATCGCCATCACCGTCGCCGTGGCGCTGCTGATGTACAAATCGAGCTGGGGCAAGCAGGTCCGGGCCGTGGTGCAGAACCGCGTCATGGCCGGCGCCGTGGGCATAGATACCGAGAAGGTCGACCGCTACACCTTCGGCCTCGGCTGCGGCATCGCCGGCGTCGCCGGCTCGGCCTTCACCATGATCGGCTCGACCGGCCCGACCTCCGGCCAGCTCTACATCGTCGACACCTTCCTGGTGGTCGTCTTCGGCGGCGCGCAGAGCCTGCTCGGCACCATCGCCTCCGCCTTCACCATCTCCCAGGCCCAGTCGACCCTGGAGTTCTTCCTCTCCGGCTCGATGGCCAAGGTCCTCACGCTGCTCGGCGTGGTCATCATCCTGATGCTGCGGCCGCAGGGCCTGTTCGTCATCAAGGTCCGTCGCTGA
- the adh gene encoding aldehyde dehydrogenase, which translates to MNKPELAITKQSPFKARYGNFIGGQFVEPVSGRYFDNTSPVTGGKICEVARSEAADIDKALDAAHAAKAAWGKTSAAERALILNKIADRMEENLDLLALAETWDNGKPIRETTAADIPLAIDHFRYFAGAVRAQEGGISEIDHDTIAYHFHEPLGVVGQIIPWNFPILMAVWKLAPALAAGNCVVLKPAEQTPSSIMVLVELIADLLPPGVLNVVNGFGLEAGKPLASSNRIAKIAFTGETTTGRLIMQYASQNLIPVTLELGGKSPNIFFNDVAAEDDDFFDKAIEGFVMFALNQGEVCTCPSRALIQESIYDRFMEKALKRVEAIVQGSPLDPATMIGAQASSEQLEKILSYIDIGKQEGAEVLTGGERNNLGGDLAGGFYVKPTVFKGHNKMRIFQEEIFGPVVSVTTFKDEAEALSVANDTLYGLGAGVWTRDGNRAYRFGRAIEAGRVWTNCYHAYPAHAAFGGYKQSGIGRENHKMMLDHYQQTKNMLVSYSPKKLGFF; encoded by the coding sequence ATGAACAAACCAGAACTCGCCATCACCAAGCAGTCCCCCTTCAAGGCCCGTTACGGCAACTTCATCGGCGGCCAGTTCGTCGAGCCGGTGTCCGGCCGCTATTTCGACAACACCTCGCCCGTTACCGGCGGCAAGATCTGCGAAGTCGCGCGCTCGGAAGCCGCCGACATCGACAAGGCGCTCGACGCCGCCCATGCCGCCAAGGCCGCCTGGGGCAAGACCTCGGCCGCCGAACGGGCGCTGATCCTCAACAAGATCGCCGACCGCATGGAGGAGAATCTCGACCTCCTCGCGCTGGCCGAGACCTGGGACAACGGCAAGCCGATCCGCGAGACGACGGCCGCCGACATTCCGCTCGCCATCGACCATTTCCGCTATTTCGCCGGCGCGGTGCGCGCGCAGGAAGGCGGCATCAGCGAGATCGATCACGACACCATCGCCTATCACTTCCACGAGCCGCTCGGCGTGGTCGGCCAGATCATCCCGTGGAACTTCCCCATCCTGATGGCGGTATGGAAGCTGGCTCCCGCGCTGGCGGCCGGTAACTGCGTGGTGCTGAAGCCCGCCGAGCAGACCCCGTCCAGCATCATGGTGCTGGTCGAGCTGATCGCCGACCTGCTGCCTCCGGGCGTGCTCAACGTGGTCAACGGCTTCGGCCTGGAAGCCGGCAAGCCGCTCGCCAGCTCGAACCGCATCGCCAAGATCGCCTTCACCGGCGAGACGACGACGGGCCGGCTGATCATGCAGTATGCCAGCCAGAACCTCATCCCGGTCACGCTGGAACTGGGCGGCAAGTCGCCGAACATCTTCTTCAACGACGTGGCGGCGGAAGATGACGACTTCTTCGACAAGGCGATCGAAGGCTTCGTCATGTTCGCGCTCAACCAGGGCGAGGTCTGCACCTGCCCGAGCCGTGCGCTGATCCAGGAAAGCATCTATGACCGCTTCATGGAGAAGGCGCTGAAGCGGGTGGAGGCCATCGTGCAGGGCTCGCCGCTCGACCCGGCGACCATGATCGGCGCCCAGGCCTCTTCCGAGCAGCTTGAGAAGATCCTGTCCTATATCGACATTGGCAAGCAGGAAGGTGCCGAGGTGCTCACCGGTGGCGAGCGCAACAATCTCGGCGGCGACCTTGCCGGCGGCTTCTATGTCAAGCCGACCGTGTTCAAGGGCCACAACAAGATGCGGATCTTCCAGGAGGAGATCTTCGGCCCGGTCGTCTCTGTGACCACCTTCAAGGACGAGGCGGAAGCGCTCTCCGTCGCCAATGACACGCTGTACGGCCTCGGCGCCGGCGTGTGGACCCGCGACGGCAACCGCGCCTACCGCTTCGGCCGCGCCATCGAGGCCGGCCGCGTGTGGACCAACTGCTACCATGCCTACCCCGCCCATGCGGCGTTCGGTGGCTACAAGCAGTCGGGCATCGGCCGTGAGAACCACAAGATGATGCTCGATCACTACCAGCAGACCAAGAACATGCTGGTGAGCTACTCGCCGAAGAAGCTCGGCTTCTTCTGA
- a CDS encoding sigma-54-dependent Fis family transcriptional regulator: MRQEVSPRAVLAARKQFFQQGLHDRPLAALVPEPILRSWKRCAERGLDNAALPRLEPLTAPELQAIAERHERLRRLCRPEVESLYADAMQTGCVVILTDAEGMILDALGHADFAARAAQVALRPGVLWGESSTGTNAVGTALVEGRPIAVHGGEHYYDPHAILSCSAAPILDPYGHTVGALDMSGPAAVDHRHALGLVRLAVEQIEHRFFDEGFSGRRILRLQADRALLGTPREGVLVFEDDRLVAANRAGLGLVGADWSALGEKRAEELLEKLPDSDGDTQALRQRGGRTLFGRFEGASARPRPAARPRPPREEGPLLGAEERAALARAVRMVGADVPVLIRGETGTGKEVAAREIHRLSARADGPFVAVNCAAIPETLIESELFGYEDGAFTGARRQGRRGLLREADGGVLFLDEIGDMPLALQSRLLRVLQEREVAPLGGGRPVKIDVALLCATHRDLRLLVEAGSFRQDLYFRIAHYTVELPPLRRLPDRAGIVRALWARLVADERLTLSPACAARLAAYDWPGNFRQLAGTLRALGALADPFRPVGEDMLPPEILAAPAAPAPSGTLDALTVEAMRQAVEACGGNVSQAARRLGVNRSTLYRRLFHA, encoded by the coding sequence ATGCGCCAAGAGGTCTCGCCGCGCGCCGTTCTGGCCGCGCGCAAGCAGTTCTTCCAGCAGGGTCTGCATGACCGGCCGCTGGCGGCGCTGGTGCCCGAGCCGATCCTGCGCTCGTGGAAGCGCTGCGCCGAGAGGGGGCTGGACAATGCCGCCCTGCCGCGCCTCGAACCGCTGACCGCGCCCGAGCTCCAGGCCATAGCCGAGCGGCATGAGCGGCTGCGCCGGTTGTGCCGGCCGGAGGTTGAAAGCCTCTACGCCGACGCGATGCAGACCGGCTGCGTGGTCATTCTCACCGATGCGGAGGGGATGATCCTCGATGCGCTCGGCCATGCCGATTTCGCCGCCCGCGCGGCGCAGGTGGCGCTGCGGCCGGGCGTGCTGTGGGGCGAAAGCTCCACCGGCACCAATGCGGTGGGCACCGCGCTGGTGGAAGGCCGGCCGATCGCCGTGCATGGCGGCGAGCATTATTACGACCCGCACGCCATTCTGAGCTGCTCGGCGGCGCCGATCCTCGACCCCTATGGCCACACGGTCGGTGCGCTCGACATGTCCGGCCCGGCGGCGGTGGATCATCGCCACGCGCTGGGTCTGGTGCGGCTGGCGGTGGAGCAGATCGAGCACCGTTTCTTCGATGAGGGCTTTTCCGGGCGCCGCATTCTGCGCCTGCAGGCCGACCGGGCGCTGCTGGGCACGCCGCGCGAGGGCGTGCTGGTGTTCGAGGACGACCGGCTGGTCGCGGCCAACCGCGCCGGGCTCGGCCTGGTCGGCGCCGACTGGTCGGCGCTGGGGGAAAAGCGTGCGGAGGAACTGCTGGAGAAGCTGCCGGACTCGGATGGCGACACGCAGGCGCTGCGCCAGCGCGGCGGACGAACCCTGTTCGGCCGGTTCGAGGGCGCCAGCGCCCGGCCCCGGCCGGCGGCGCGGCCGCGCCCGCCGCGCGAGGAGGGGCCGCTGCTCGGCGCCGAGGAGCGGGCAGCGCTGGCGCGGGCGGTGCGCATGGTCGGCGCCGACGTGCCGGTGCTGATCCGCGGCGAGACCGGCACCGGCAAGGAAGTGGCGGCGCGCGAGATTCACCGGCTCAGCGCGCGGGCGGACGGGCCCTTCGTGGCGGTGAATTGCGCCGCGATACCGGAGACGCTGATCGAATCCGAACTGTTCGGCTATGAGGATGGCGCCTTCACCGGCGCCCGCCGGCAGGGCCGGCGCGGCCTGCTGCGCGAGGCCGATGGTGGCGTGCTGTTTCTGGACGAGATCGGCGACATGCCGCTGGCGCTGCAGTCGCGCCTGCTGCGGGTGCTGCAGGAGCGCGAGGTCGCCCCGCTCGGCGGCGGACGGCCGGTGAAGATCGACGTGGCGCTGCTCTGCGCCACGCATCGCGATCTGCGCCTGCTGGTGGAGGCCGGCAGCTTCCGCCAGGACCTGTATTTCCGCATCGCTCATTACACGGTCGAACTGCCGCCGCTGCGCCGCCTGCCGGACCGGGCGGGGATCGTCCGCGCGCTGTGGGCGCGGCTGGTGGCGGATGAGCGGCTGACGCTGTCGCCGGCCTGCGCGGCGCGGCTCGCCGCCTATGACTGGCCGGGCAATTTCCGCCAGCTCGCCGGCACGCTGCGGGCGCTGGGCGCGCTGGCTGATCCGTTCCGCCCGGTGGGCGAGGACATGCTGCCGCCGGAGATTCTAGCCGCCCCCGCCGCGCCGGCGCCTTCCGGCACGCTCGACGCGCTCACCGTGGAGGCGATGCGGCAGGCGGTGGAGGCGTGCGGCGGCAATGTCTCGCAGGCGGCGCGCCGGCTCGGCGTCAACCGCTCGACGCTCTACCGCCGGCTGTTCCACGCCTGA
- a CDS encoding response regulator: MMPSVERRDIVLVVDDSPETLSLLTDALEAAGTTVLVATEGANALALVERITPDVILMDAVMPGMDGFETCRQLKRNTSAAHVPVIFMTGLSETEQIVKGLEAGGVDYVTKPIAPDELIARIRVHLANARQTHSARAALDAAGRYLLSANRAGRVLWSTPQATALLAALNPALPGDSYILPEPVRRWLEVRRGDGAGGEAEAVEVSVEGSPRRLKLSYVGQIGPEELLLRIVEDSGIPPEQVLKAKLNLTLREAEVLVWLARGKANRDIGEILGLSPRTVNKHLEQIYAKIGVENRAAATALAVTALTPR; encoded by the coding sequence ATGATGCCTAGCGTGGAGCGCCGCGACATCGTCCTCGTGGTGGATGATTCGCCCGAGACCCTCAGCCTGCTCACCGACGCGCTGGAGGCGGCGGGGACGACCGTGCTGGTCGCCACCGAGGGCGCCAACGCGCTCGCGCTGGTCGAGCGGATCACCCCCGATGTGATCCTGATGGACGCCGTCATGCCGGGGATGGATGGGTTTGAGACGTGCCGGCAGCTCAAGCGCAACACCTCCGCGGCGCATGTGCCCGTCATCTTCATGACCGGCCTGTCGGAAACCGAGCAGATCGTGAAGGGGCTCGAGGCCGGTGGGGTGGATTATGTGACCAAACCGATCGCCCCGGACGAACTGATCGCCCGCATCCGCGTGCATCTCGCCAATGCCCGCCAGACCCACAGCGCCCGCGCCGCGCTCGATGCCGCCGGGCGCTATCTGCTCTCCGCCAACCGCGCCGGCCGGGTGCTGTGGTCGACCCCGCAGGCCACCGCGCTGCTGGCCGCGCTGAACCCGGCGCTGCCCGGCGATAGCTACATCCTGCCTGAGCCGGTGCGGCGCTGGCTGGAGGTGCGACGCGGCGACGGGGCGGGCGGCGAGGCGGAGGCGGTGGAGGTGTCGGTCGAGGGATCGCCGCGCCGACTGAAGCTGTCCTATGTCGGGCAGATCGGGCCGGAGGAATTGCTGCTGCGCATCGTCGAGGATTCCGGCATCCCGCCGGAGCAGGTGCTCAAGGCCAAGCTGAACCTCACCTTGCGCGAGGCCGAGGTGCTGGTATGGCTGGCGCGCGGCAAGGCGAACCGCGATATCGGCGAAATCCTCGGCCTGTCCCCGCGCACGGTGAACAAGCATCTCGAGCAGATCTACGCCAAGATCGGCGTCGAGAACCGCGCGGCGGCCACGGCGCTGGCGGTGACGGCGCTGACGCCGCGCTGA
- the urtA gene encoding urea ABC transporter substrate-binding protein, producing MSSKNEPSNTFSATRRKLLMGIAALPAVPVLASTGLFSTPAAAQAPATAAVNTTGLAVTDTEVTVGILHSVTGTMAISETGSVQAEKLAIEQINAMGGVLGRKIKFIQEDGASDWPTFAEKAKKLLVNDKVAAIMGCWTSASRKAVLPVVEQYNGMLYYPTFYEGLEQSKNVIYTGQEATQQILAGLDWVQNTKGGKTFYLIGSDYIWPRTSMKIARKHIEGHLKDSSVVGEEYFPLGHTQFNSVINKIKLKKPDVIYAAVVGGSNVAFYKQLKAAGIDLNKQTLLTISVTEDEIDGIGGENFAGAYSCMKYFQSLDNPNNKDFVAAFKKMWGEKTVIGDVTQAAYLGPWLWKFTVEKAGSFDVDKVAAASPGIEFTKAPEGYVKIHPNHHLWSKTRVGLAQPDGQFKVVFETPDLIEPDPFPKGYQ from the coding sequence ATGTCTTCGAAGAATGAGCCGTCGAACACGTTTTCGGCGACGCGCCGCAAGCTCCTGATGGGCATTGCTGCGCTTCCAGCCGTCCCTGTTCTTGCTTCTACTGGCCTTTTTTCCACCCCCGCCGCCGCGCAGGCCCCCGCCACAGCGGCGGTGAACACGACCGGCCTCGCGGTGACCGACACGGAAGTCACCGTCGGCATCCTGCATTCGGTCACCGGCACGATGGCCATCTCCGAGACCGGCTCGGTGCAGGCGGAAAAGCTCGCCATCGAGCAGATCAACGCCATGGGCGGCGTGCTCGGCCGCAAGATCAAGTTCATCCAGGAAGACGGCGCCTCCGACTGGCCGACCTTCGCCGAGAAGGCGAAGAAGCTGCTGGTCAACGACAAGGTGGCGGCCATCATGGGCTGCTGGACCTCCGCCTCGCGCAAGGCGGTGCTGCCGGTGGTCGAGCAGTATAACGGCATGCTCTACTACCCGACCTTCTATGAAGGTCTGGAGCAGTCGAAGAATGTCATCTATACCGGCCAGGAAGCCACGCAGCAGATCCTCGCCGGTCTCGACTGGGTGCAGAACACCAAGGGCGGCAAGACCTTCTACCTCATCGGCTCGGACTATATCTGGCCGCGCACCTCGATGAAGATCGCCCGCAAGCACATCGAAGGGCATCTCAAGGACTCCTCCGTCGTCGGCGAGGAGTATTTCCCGCTCGGCCACACCCAGTTCAACTCGGTCATCAACAAGATCAAGCTGAAGAAGCCGGACGTGATCTACGCCGCCGTCGTCGGCGGCTCCAACGTCGCCTTCTACAAGCAGCTCAAGGCCGCGGGCATCGACCTCAACAAGCAGACCCTGCTGACCATCTCCGTCACCGAGGACGAGATCGACGGCATCGGCGGCGAGAACTTCGCCGGCGCCTATAGCTGCATGAAGTATTTCCAGTCGCTCGACAATCCGAACAACAAGGACTTCGTCGCCGCCTTCAAGAAGATGTGGGGCGAGAAGACCGTGATCGGCGACGTCACCCAGGCTGCCTATCTCGGTCCGTGGCTGTGGAAGTTCACCGTCGAGAAGGCCGGCTCCTTCGACGTCGACAAGGTCGCCGCCGCATCGCCCGGCATCGAGTTCACCAAGGCGCCGGAAGGCTATGTGAAGATCCACCCGAACCATCACCTGTGGTCGAAGACCCGCGTCGGCCTCGCCCAGCCTGACGGCCAGTTCAAGGTGGTGTTCGAGACCCCGGACCTGATCGAGCCCGATCCGTTCCCCAAGGGCTACCAGTGA
- a CDS encoding ATP-binding protein yields MAAEQKIVRVRRRYNQWVVNETLEDYALRFTAKSARRWSALRVANTALGAVSFLALEAIGGAITLAYGFPNAVAAILVVCVVIFAAGLPISYYAAKFGVDIDLLTRGAGFGYIGSTLTSLIYASFTYLFFAIEAAIMALALEMCFGVPLMVGYFISALVVIPLVTHGITFISRFQLWTQPVWLALNLIPFAFILALHEDPFAGWTAYTGRFGNPDGSFDLVLFGTATTVVFALVAQIGEQVDFLRFLPRRAPGRTEARRNMLWWVALLSAGPGWIVPGGIKMLAGSFLAYFALTQGIPFLHAAEPTQMYLVAFKTVFSPEVALAFTGVFVILAQLKINVTNSYAGSIAWSNFFSRLTHSHPGRVVWLVFNVTIALMLMALGIYKVLEQILGLYAIVAVAWVAALVADLVVNKPMGWSPPGIEFKRAHLYDINPVGVGALLAGTLVGVIAFAGFLGPAVKAFAPFLALVVSFVTAAGIAYATGGRYYIARRTAKNWEARHTLKCCICEHKFEPEDMAHCPVYAGPICSLCCSLDARCNDRCKEDARFPDQILAALRATLPGWMVAQLNSRLGHYIGVMALLATVIGGILGVIYFQSTFAPPDQAETVGNVLFTLYFILLIIAGVAAWLFVLAQESRRVAQEESNRQTALLMREIEAHKRTDAKLQKAKEAAEAANLAKSRYVVGISHELRTPLNAILGYAQLLERDTAIPPHRRDAIRVVRRSAEHLSGLIDGLLDISKIEAGRLHLTRDEVRIGEFLDQLVDMFRLQATAKGIDFVYVRPERLPAVVFTDEKRLRQILINLLSNAIKFTDRGRVALRIAYRNQVAEFEVEDSGIGIPAADHKRIFEPFERGERAGTYSTAGIGLGLTITKLLTEIMGGEISLTSAPGEGSVFRVKMMLSEVTNPSRLGPIQHRHIAGYTGPRRTVLVADDDVAHRDLMHELLVPLGFTVLAAADGVQALDMVREWEPDLLLLDISMPGLNGWEVVRQLRDEGFGRLRIIMISANAGEIHGDGLAQHDDHLVKPVHLRTLLEKMAALLDLDWVGDGELAALAAGETAGAGELWAPAGVHLDDLMKLGEIGYVRGIQAKLREIEAASPDSKAFVAHMRDLMETFDLKQYMSVLEAMRANDA; encoded by the coding sequence ATGGCGGCGGAGCAGAAGATCGTTCGCGTTCGGCGCCGCTACAATCAGTGGGTCGTCAATGAGACGCTGGAGGATTATGCACTGCGCTTCACGGCCAAGAGCGCGCGCCGCTGGTCGGCGCTGCGGGTGGCCAATACCGCGCTGGGCGCCGTCTCCTTCCTGGCTCTCGAGGCGATCGGCGGGGCGATTACCCTGGCGTATGGCTTTCCCAATGCGGTGGCGGCGATCCTGGTCGTCTGTGTCGTCATCTTCGCCGCCGGCCTGCCGATCAGCTACTACGCCGCCAAGTTCGGGGTGGATATCGACCTGCTCACGCGCGGCGCCGGCTTCGGCTATATCGGCTCGACGCTCACCTCGCTGATCTACGCCTCCTTCACCTATCTGTTCTTCGCCATCGAAGCGGCGATCATGGCGCTGGCGCTGGAAATGTGCTTCGGCGTGCCGCTGATGGTCGGCTATTTCATCAGCGCGCTGGTGGTGATCCCGCTGGTGACGCACGGCATCACCTTCATCAGCCGGTTCCAGCTCTGGACCCAGCCGGTGTGGCTGGCGCTGAACCTCATCCCCTTCGCTTTCATCCTCGCGCTGCATGAGGATCCCTTCGCCGGCTGGACCGCCTATACCGGCCGCTTCGGCAATCCCGATGGTTCTTTCGATCTCGTGCTGTTCGGCACCGCGACGACGGTGGTGTTCGCGCTGGTGGCGCAGATCGGCGAGCAGGTGGATTTCCTGCGCTTCCTGCCGCGCCGGGCCCCCGGCCGCACCGAGGCGCGGCGCAACATGCTGTGGTGGGTGGCGCTGCTCAGCGCGGGGCCGGGCTGGATCGTTCCCGGCGGCATCAAGATGCTGGCCGGCTCCTTCCTCGCCTATTTCGCGCTGACCCAGGGCATTCCGTTCCTGCACGCGGCCGAGCCGACCCAGATGTATCTGGTGGCGTTCAAGACCGTGTTCTCGCCGGAGGTGGCGCTGGCCTTCACCGGCGTGTTCGTCATCCTTGCCCAGCTCAAGATCAATGTGACGAACTCCTATGCCGGCTCGATCGCCTGGTCGAACTTCTTCTCCCGGCTCACCCACAGCCACCCCGGCCGGGTGGTGTGGCTGGTGTTCAACGTCACCATCGCGCTGATGCTGATGGCGCTCGGCATCTACAAGGTGCTGGAGCAGATCCTCGGCCTCTACGCCATTGTCGCCGTGGCCTGGGTGGCGGCGCTTGTCGCCGATCTCGTGGTCAACAAGCCGATGGGCTGGAGCCCGCCGGGCATCGAGTTCAAGCGGGCGCATCTCTACGACATCAACCCGGTCGGCGTCGGCGCGCTGCTGGCGGGCACGCTGGTGGGGGTCATCGCCTTCGCCGGCTTCCTCGGCCCGGCGGTGAAAGCCTTCGCGCCGTTCCTCGCGCTGGTGGTGTCCTTCGTCACCGCCGCCGGCATCGCCTATGCCACGGGCGGGCGCTACTACATCGCGCGGCGGACGGCGAAGAACTGGGAGGCGCGCCACACGCTGAAATGCTGCATCTGTGAGCACAAATTCGAGCCGGAGGACATGGCGCACTGCCCCGTCTACGCCGGGCCGATCTGCTCGCTGTGCTGCTCGCTCGACGCGCGCTGCAACGATCGCTGCAAGGAGGATGCGCGCTTTCCCGACCAGATTCTGGCGGCGTTGCGGGCGACGCTGCCTGGCTGGATGGTGGCGCAGCTCAATTCCCGCCTCGGCCACTATATCGGGGTGATGGCGCTGCTGGCGACCGTCATCGGCGGCATATTGGGGGTGATCTATTTCCAGTCGACCTTCGCCCCGCCGGACCAGGCGGAGACGGTCGGCAATGTGCTGTTCACGCTCTATTTCATCCTGCTGATCATCGCCGGTGTCGCCGCCTGGCTGTTCGTGCTGGCGCAGGAGAGCCGGCGGGTGGCGCAGGAGGAAAGCAACCGGCAGACCGCGCTGCTGATGCGCGAGATCGAGGCGCATAAGCGCACCGATGCCAAGCTGCAAAAGGCCAAGGAGGCCGCCGAGGCCGCCAACCTCGCCAAGAGCCGCTATGTCGTCGGCATCAGCCATGAATTGCGCACGCCGCTCAACGCCATTCTCGGCTATGCGCAACTGCTCGAACGCGACACCGCCATTCCCCCTCACCGGCGTGATGCGATCCGCGTCGTGCGCCGCTCGGCCGAGCACCTCTCCGGCCTGATCGACGGGCTGCTGGATATCTCCAAGATCGAGGCCGGCCGGCTGCATCTCACCCGCGACGAGGTGCGGATCGGCGAGTTTCTCGATCAGCTCGTCGACATGTTCCGGCTGCAGGCCACCGCCAAGGGGATCGACTTCGTCTATGTCCGCCCCGAGCGGCTGCCGGCCGTCGTGTTCACCGACGAGAAGCGGCTGCGGCAGATCCTCATCAACCTCTTGTCCAACGCCATCAAGTTCACCGACCGCGGCCGTGTGGCGCTGCGCATCGCCTATCGCAACCAGGTGGCGGAATTCGAGGTCGAGGACAGCGGCATCGGCATTCCCGCCGCCGACCACAAGCGCATCTTCGAGCCATTCGAGCGCGGGGAGCGGGCAGGCACTTATTCCACCGCCGGTATCGGCCTCGGTCTCACCATCACCAAGCTGCTCACCGAGATCATGGGCGGGGAGATTTCGCTGACATCGGCGCCCGGGGAGGGCAGCGTCTTCCGTGTCAAGATGATGCTGTCGGAGGTGACCAACCCCTCGCGCCTCGGCCCGATCCAGCACCGCCATATCGCCGGCTATACCGGCCCGCGCCGCACCGTGCTGGTGGCCGATGACGATGTCGCCCATCGCGATCTCATGCACGAATTGCTGGTGCCGCTCGGCTTCACCGTGCTCGCCGCCGCCGATGGGGTGCAGGCGCTCGACATGGTGCGCGAATGGGAGCCGGACCTGCTGCTGCTCGACATTTCCATGCCGGGCCTCAATGGCTGGGAGGTGGTGCGCCAGCTTCGCGACGAAGGATTCGGCCGGCTGCGCATCATCATGATCTCCGCCAATGCCGGGGAAATCCACGGCGACGGCCTCGCCCAGCATGACGACCATCTGGTCAAGCCCGTGCATCTGCGCACGCTGCTGGAGAAGATGGCGGCGCTGCTCGACCTCGACTGGGTGGGTGATGGCGAACTCGCCGCGCTCGCCGCCGGGGAAACCGCCGGCGCGGGCGAACTTTGGGCGCCGGCGGGCGTACATCTCGACGATCTCATGAAGCTCGGCGAGATCGGCTATGTGCGCGGCATTCAGGCGAAGCTGCGGGAAATCGAGGCAGCGTCACCTGACAGCAAGGCCTTCGTCGCCCATATGCGTGACCTCATGGAAACCTTTGATCTCAAGCAATATATGTCGGTCCTGGAGGCGATGCGCGCCAATGATGCCTAG
- a CDS encoding DUF779 domain-containing protein has product MDTLTDAPAPTEHGTIPRVLATEAALALIATLTAQHGKLLFHQSGGCCDGSSPMCYAQGDYMLADRDVRMGVIGGAPFYMSPSQFEYWQHTQLIIDVVPGRGGMFSLENGRDVRFLTRSRLFNDDELDRLAPLAYGADG; this is encoded by the coding sequence ATGGACACGCTGACCGATGCCCCCGCCCCCACAGAACACGGAACCATCCCCCGCGTGCTCGCCACTGAGGCGGCGCTGGCGCTGATCGCCACCCTCACCGCCCAGCATGGCAAGCTGCTGTTCCACCAGTCCGGCGGCTGTTGCGACGGCTCTTCGCCCATGTGCTACGCGCAGGGCGACTACATGCTGGCCGACCGCGACGTGCGGATGGGCGTGATCGGCGGCGCGCCATTCTATATGAGCCCGTCGCAATTCGAATATTGGCAGCACACCCAGCTCATCATCGACGTGGTGCCCGGGCGCGGCGGCATGTTCAGCCTGGAAAACGGGCGCGACGTGCGCTTCCTCACCCGCTCGCGGCTGTTCAACGACGACGAACTCGACCGCCTCGCCCCGCTCGCCTATGGCGCGGATGGCTGA